From a region of the Apibacter sp. B3706 genome:
- the prmA gene encoding 50S ribosomal protein L11 methyltransferase — translation MKYTEYHFNVKPLEPWRDILIAFLSELPFESFVETEQGFLTYIKVEEEDEQLIKELPIMSSPEVEISYEKKLSPDINWNEEWEKNFPPVVIEDQIYLHADFHPVRNDLPFSIKIDPKMSFGTGHHETTYNMLHAMLTMNFEGKDVLDMGSGTGVLAIFAKKRGAHYVEAIDIDEWSYGNALENSKKNEVDIDIKLGDAELLGNHSFDIILANINKNILLKDISKYVENLRPNGYVLVSGIFEHDFDDIIAEATGNGLKFVQKLSKNNWISILLNKI, via the coding sequence ATGAAATATACAGAATACCATTTCAACGTAAAACCATTAGAACCTTGGAGAGACATTTTAATCGCGTTTTTATCAGAGTTGCCTTTTGAAAGTTTTGTAGAAACCGAACAGGGTTTTTTAACTTATATTAAGGTTGAAGAAGAAGATGAGCAATTAATTAAGGAATTACCTATTATGTCTTCTCCTGAAGTTGAAATATCTTACGAAAAAAAATTATCTCCCGATATCAATTGGAATGAAGAATGGGAAAAAAATTTTCCACCGGTAGTCATTGAAGATCAAATTTATTTACATGCAGATTTTCATCCTGTCAGAAACGATCTTCCTTTTTCTATTAAAATTGATCCGAAGATGTCTTTTGGTACGGGGCATCATGAAACCACTTATAACATGCTTCATGCAATGTTGACAATGAATTTTGAAGGTAAAGATGTTTTAGATATGGGCAGTGGAACCGGAGTGTTGGCAATTTTTGCAAAAAAGAGGGGAGCCCATTATGTTGAAGCAATAGATATTGATGAATGGTCATACGGTAATGCTCTGGAAAATTCTAAAAAAAATGAAGTAGATATAGATATTAAATTGGGAGATGCCGAATTATTAGGAAATCACTCATTTGATATAATTTTAGCCAATATCAATAAAAATATTTTATTGAAAGATATATCAAAATACGTTGAAAATCTGCGTCCTAATGGATACGTTTTGGTAAGTGGTATCTTTGAACATGATTTTGATGACATTATTGCAGAAGCTACCGGGAATGGCTTAAAATTTGTTCAGAAATTAAGTAAAAATAATTGGATTTCAATATTATTAAACAAAATATGA
- a CDS encoding class I SAM-dependent methyltransferase: MITRVDVLNYLIKVNDVKNYLEIGVNRGKCFFNIKGAKQRIAVDPYFNFSFIKKIRYLVKNPHNFKNKYFEMTSDRFFDSHHKFLKNNPINLTFIDGLHTFSQSLKDTLNSLKYLSDQGIIILHDCNPQDKIAAFPASNIEDARIKFSSHKSWKNIWNGDVWKTIVFLRKNHPELTVSVLDTDHGLGVVKKIPTQEVLPTVFDSISNEDIPQLEYSFLASHRKELLNLVPIEIFLGKE; the protein is encoded by the coding sequence ATGATTACTAGAGTTGATGTTTTAAATTATTTAATAAAAGTTAATGATGTTAAAAATTATTTGGAAATCGGTGTAAACAGAGGAAAATGTTTTTTTAATATCAAAGGAGCAAAACAAAGAATTGCAGTGGATCCTTATTTTAATTTTAGCTTTATCAAAAAAATTAGATATTTAGTTAAAAATCCCCATAATTTTAAAAACAAATATTTTGAGATGACCAGTGATCGTTTCTTTGACAGCCATCATAAATTTCTTAAAAATAATCCGATAAATCTTACCTTTATCGATGGATTACACACTTTCAGTCAATCTCTCAAAGATACGCTAAATTCGCTTAAGTATTTGTCTGATCAAGGAATTATAATCTTACATGATTGTAATCCTCAGGATAAAATTGCAGCCTTTCCTGCGAGTAATATTGAAGACGCAAGAATTAAATTTTCATCTCATAAAAGTTGGAAAAATATTTGGAACGGCGATGTATGGAAAACGATCGTTTTTCTTAGAAAAAATCATCCTGAATTAACAGTAAGTGTTTTAGATACCGATCATGGATTAGGAGTAGTCAAAAAAATTCCGACACAAGAAGTTTTACCTACTGTTTTTGATTCAATATCAAATGAAGATATTCCACAATTGGAATACTCTTTTTTGGCTTCACATAGAAAAGAACTTTTAAATCTAGTACCCATTGAAATTTTTTTAGGAAAGGAATAA
- a CDS encoding electron transfer flavoprotein subunit alpha/FixB family protein, with amino-acid sequence MIYAYIENSKGKYKKEAYELITYAKILADEIGDSVTALTINSEDSSEHLYKFGATKVINIQDESLRSFNPKVYASVLSKIIDGNYILFAHTNESVSIAPYIVKEKSAAYITQAISKPLSVTPFKVKRSVFSGKGIAVVETQEPTIVLTLSVNSVGAKENPVSGTEEKITVTTVADPTYQVKQQEVATGKLDVKVAELVVGAGRGMKGPENWGIIEDLANVLGAATACTKPVADLGWRPHAEHVGQTGKTISPKLYIAIGISGAVQHVAGITKSKTIVVINNDPQAPFFKTADYGVIGDLFEVVPELTKKLKAFKDAH; translated from the coding sequence ATGATTTACGCATATATAGAAAACTCTAAAGGAAAATATAAAAAAGAGGCCTACGAATTAATAACATACGCTAAAATTTTGGCAGATGAAATTGGAGATTCAGTAACGGCACTAACTATAAATTCTGAAGATTCTTCAGAACACTTATATAAATTTGGAGCAACTAAAGTTATAAATATTCAAGATGAATCTTTGCGATCTTTTAATCCAAAAGTGTACGCTTCGGTTTTATCAAAAATAATTGACGGTAACTATATTCTTTTTGCACATACTAATGAAAGTGTTTCTATAGCTCCTTATATTGTCAAAGAAAAATCTGCGGCTTATATTACACAAGCCATTTCGAAGCCGCTGTCCGTAACACCGTTTAAGGTGAAAAGATCCGTTTTTTCAGGAAAAGGAATTGCTGTTGTTGAAACTCAAGAACCTACTATAGTTTTAACCCTTTCCGTTAATTCTGTGGGAGCAAAAGAAAATCCCGTTTCCGGTACAGAAGAAAAAATTACGGTAACCACAGTTGCAGATCCAACGTATCAAGTAAAACAACAAGAAGTAGCTACAGGGAAGTTAGATGTTAAAGTGGCTGAATTGGTAGTTGGAGCGGGTAGAGGAATGAAAGGACCGGAAAACTGGGGAATAATTGAAGATTTAGCAAATGTACTTGGAGCAGCTACAGCTTGTACTAAACCGGTAGCCGATTTAGGATGGAGACCTCATGCCGAACATGTAGGACAAACAGGGAAAACTATTTCTCCTAAACTATATATAGCAATCGGTATTTCGGGAGCTGTTCAACATGTTGCCGGGATTACTAAAAGTAAAACCATAGTCGTTATAAACAACGATCCGCAAGCACCTTTTTTTAAAACGGCTGATTATGGTGTAATTGGTGATTTATTCGAAGTTGTACCGGAATTGACTAAAAAATTAAAAGCTTTTAAAGATGCTCATTAA
- a CDS encoding lipopolysaccharide biosynthesis protein: protein MGIVARQGIKYSLISYLSFLLGTFSTIFIYPSNPEFLGKLRFIQPSAELICPFILFGLSYANIKFHQKLKAKNQQVDFLYASIKFVCLNFIFISLVYWIITRVIPSIQESDSWKMKQYVLPVALSLALTQLLSKYISNLKRITVPGIFENFFPKLGALTAFISCVYIGISQKNALYIFVLFFVIAMIGLVYYFVKLNKDHKSGSLDIFKDKNFRLNLLNFCIFSVLGSIGNRLALQIDNLMIPEMLDFKQNGIYSILTSIVGFLTVPLMGIFTISGPIIVEKLENNKLDELNDFYKKVSKFLFLFGTVLLSCILVGIDYLFLFMKNGKELSDSKVIIYILGAATLFDLATGFNSNIISYSKYFRFNIYAMLFLAMFTIISNIIFISYFKLGIEGIALATALSLTLFNLIKLGFNYRKFGIQPFSKEYTYIILTGIMGVLLVNYIPDFSNNLFNLITKPLLILCIFFVANSVFKFIPIKEILSTNIKSFLTGKK, encoded by the coding sequence ATGGGAATAGTAGCACGTCAAGGGATAAAATACAGTCTAATTAGTTATCTAAGTTTTTTACTGGGTACATTTTCAACCATTTTTATCTATCCTTCCAATCCTGAATTTTTGGGTAAATTAAGGTTCATTCAGCCATCTGCTGAACTGATCTGTCCCTTCATCCTTTTTGGACTTAGTTATGCAAACATAAAATTCCATCAAAAACTTAAAGCAAAAAATCAACAGGTCGACTTTCTTTATGCTTCAATTAAGTTTGTGTGTCTCAATTTTATTTTTATCTCATTAGTATATTGGATAATCACTCGAGTGATTCCAAGTATTCAAGAATCTGATTCCTGGAAAATGAAACAGTATGTTTTGCCGGTCGCTTTGTCTCTTGCGTTAACTCAATTACTTTCAAAATATATCTCTAATTTAAAAAGAATAACAGTTCCCGGAATTTTTGAAAATTTTTTTCCTAAACTGGGAGCTCTTACGGCTTTTATCTCCTGTGTGTATATAGGAATATCACAAAAAAATGCTCTATATATATTCGTATTATTTTTTGTGATTGCTATGATTGGGCTGGTATATTATTTTGTAAAATTAAACAAAGATCATAAGAGCGGATCATTAGATATATTTAAAGATAAAAATTTTAGACTTAACTTATTAAATTTCTGTATATTTTCAGTTCTTGGAAGTATTGGAAATAGATTGGCTCTACAAATTGACAACCTGATGATTCCCGAAATGTTGGATTTTAAACAAAACGGGATCTATTCTATTTTAACGTCTATTGTGGGTTTTCTTACCGTTCCTTTGATGGGTATTTTCACCATATCCGGTCCTATAATTGTTGAAAAGCTGGAAAATAATAAATTAGATGAACTAAATGATTTCTATAAAAAAGTATCCAAATTTTTATTCTTATTTGGCACGGTCTTGTTGTCTTGTATTTTAGTCGGAATAGACTATCTATTCTTATTCATGAAAAACGGAAAAGAATTATCGGATTCAAAAGTTATTATTTACATTCTAGGAGCAGCCACCTTATTTGATTTGGCAACAGGTTTTAACAGTAATATTATTTCCTATTCAAAATATTTTAGATTTAATATTTATGCAATGCTATTTTTAGCGATGTTTACAATTATTTCAAATATTATTTTTATTTCGTATTTCAAATTAGGAATCGAAGGTATTGCTTTAGCAACGGCCCTATCTTTAACATTGTTTAATTTAATAAAATTAGGCTTTAATTACCGTAAGTTCGGCATTCAACCGTTTTCAAAAGAGTATACGTATATAATTTTAACCGGAATAATGGGTGTTTTACTAGTAAATTATATACCCGATTTTTCCAATAATTTATTTAATTTAATTACTAAGCCGCTACTTATTTTATGTATTTTTTTCGTCGCCAATAGTGTATTTAAATTTATTCCGATAAAAGAAATATTATCCACAAATATTAAATCTTTTTTAACGGGTAAAAAATAA
- a CDS encoding glycosyltransferase family 2 protein, protein MKILVVIPVFNESKHILKCLQSFYEQSYKNIDWILVNDSSTDNSKEIIEEFIKDKPTFRLINLINSSEHIPGAKVVKTFYAGLNSANWKQYDVLVKLDADIILPDNYFELIVNELHNNPKIGIIGGLVYIKKGNQWVYENISNKNHVRGPIKTYRKECFSDIGGLRMTLGWDNLDILLARMHHWEVKVLKNLFVKHLKPTAHVYQETKSRKLGEYFYNIGLSKKLAFISCSKSSWKEKSLRHFIISFKTFISLEKEKKERVITQEEMNFIRKFRWNEMIKKFKR, encoded by the coding sequence TTGAAAATTTTAGTTGTAATACCGGTATTTAATGAGTCTAAACATATATTGAAATGTTTACAATCTTTCTATGAACAATCCTATAAAAATATTGATTGGATTTTAGTCAATGATTCTTCAACGGATAATTCAAAGGAAATTATTGAAGAATTTATTAAAGATAAACCTACTTTCCGCCTTATTAATTTAATTAATAGCTCTGAACATATTCCAGGTGCAAAAGTCGTTAAAACGTTTTATGCCGGATTAAATTCAGCTAATTGGAAACAGTATGATGTTTTAGTTAAACTGGACGCCGATATAATTCTCCCTGATAATTATTTTGAACTCATTGTAAATGAATTACATAACAATCCAAAAATTGGCATTATCGGTGGATTGGTTTACATAAAAAAAGGGAATCAATGGGTTTATGAAAATATTTCAAATAAAAATCACGTACGCGGTCCCATAAAAACTTATAGAAAAGAATGTTTTAGTGATATTGGTGGCCTTCGTATGACATTGGGTTGGGACAATCTCGATATATTACTTGCCCGTATGCATCATTGGGAAGTTAAAGTCTTAAAGAATCTTTTCGTAAAACACTTAAAACCAACTGCACACGTTTATCAAGAAACTAAATCTCGAAAATTGGGTGAATATTTTTACAATATCGGACTATCCAAAAAATTAGCCTTTATATCCTGTTCAAAATCTTCATGGAAAGAAAAATCTTTACGACATTTTATAATTTCATTTAAAACTTTTATTTCTTTAGAAAAAGAAAAAAAAGAACGAGTGATCACTCAAGAAGAAATGAATTTCATTCGCAAATTTCGATGGAATGAAATGATTAAAAAATTCAAAAGGTAA
- a CDS encoding deoxynucleoside kinase — protein MHIAITGNIGAGKTTLTKLLSNNYNWIAQFEDTEQNPYLDDFYYDMAKWSFNLQIYFLSSRFKQIKEIRENKKNTIQDRTIYEDVYIFASNLHEMGLMQTRDYDNYLNLFNLMKEYIQAPDLLIYLRATVPTLVNQIQKRGREYETSISIDYLQRLNEKYEEWISNYTEGKLLIIDVDNMDFVDNKEDLGKIIDKVEANIHGLF, from the coding sequence ATGCATATTGCTATAACCGGAAATATCGGCGCAGGAAAAACTACATTAACTAAATTATTATCAAATAATTACAATTGGATTGCACAATTTGAAGACACCGAACAAAATCCATATCTAGACGATTTTTATTACGATATGGCAAAATGGTCATTTAATTTGCAAATCTATTTCTTAAGTTCTCGTTTTAAACAAATAAAAGAAATTAGAGAAAATAAGAAAAATACAATCCAGGATAGAACTATTTATGAAGATGTATATATTTTTGCTTCAAATCTTCATGAAATGGGATTGATGCAAACTCGAGATTATGACAATTATTTGAATCTTTTTAATTTAATGAAAGAGTATATACAAGCTCCGGATCTTCTGATCTATCTTCGCGCCACCGTTCCTACTTTAGTAAATCAAATTCAAAAAAGAGGAAGAGAATATGAAACGTCCATTAGCATTGATTATCTTCAAAGATTAAATGAAAAATATGAAGAGTGGATTTCTAATTATACTGAAGGAAAATTATTGATCATCGATGTGGATAATATGGATTTTGTTGACAATAAGGAAGATTTAGGAAAAATTATTGATAAAGTAGAAGCTAATATTCACGGTTTATTTTAA
- a CDS encoding ATP-dependent Clp protease adaptor ClpS — MIYNNQPHWKEQESVDTLVKEAAPHVIVLHNDDFNTFDYVIDCLIEICEHTLEQAQQCTFLVHYKGKCEVKTGSLEKLTPIHQALLKKGLSSQIV, encoded by the coding sequence ATGATTTACAATAATCAACCCCATTGGAAAGAGCAGGAGAGTGTTGATACGTTGGTAAAAGAAGCTGCTCCTCATGTAATTGTTTTGCATAACGATGATTTTAATACATTTGATTATGTCATCGATTGCTTAATAGAGATATGTGAACATACTTTAGAACAAGCCCAACAATGTACTTTTTTAGTTCATTACAAAGGAAAATGTGAAGTTAAAACCGGATCTTTAGAAAAACTAACTCCGATCCATCAAGCATTATTGAAAAAAGGGCTTTCTTCACAAATTGTCTAA
- a CDS encoding PaaI family thioesterase, translated as MYKKIYKLLTTLFKPSTIYKYFFNISPLYIRTTGNIKYVSDDVHKIIVEIPLTYKNRNYSGTMFGGSILSATDPIYMLQLIHILGTNYIVWDKSAYVDYIRPINKKAIAVFEFQKEEIEKIKEMVKNDNEIFIKKQMNITNSEGQIYCYLEKKIYIADSQFYKAKLKSKTHR; from the coding sequence ATGTACAAAAAAATATATAAGCTCCTTACTACTTTGTTTAAACCCTCAACCATTTATAAATATTTTTTTAACATTTCTCCTCTTTACATAAGGACAACAGGAAATATCAAATATGTTTCAGATGATGTACATAAAATAATAGTCGAAATTCCTCTTACGTACAAAAACCGAAACTATTCCGGTACTATGTTTGGCGGAAGCATACTTTCAGCTACGGATCCTATCTATATGTTGCAGCTCATACATATTCTGGGAACTAATTATATCGTTTGGGATAAATCTGCTTATGTTGATTACATAAGGCCGATTAATAAAAAAGCCATAGCTGTATTTGAATTTCAAAAAGAAGAAATAGAAAAGATAAAAGAAATGGTTAAAAATGATAATGAAATATTTATCAAAAAGCAAATGAACATTACCAATTCAGAAGGTCAAATTTATTGTTATTTAGAGAAAAAAATCTATATAGCAGACAGTCAGTTTTATAAAGCAAAATTAAAAAGTAAAACTCACAGATAA
- a CDS encoding glycosyltransferase — protein MYNIVSVIVTYNGEKWIKKCLDSLLASSIHTDIYLIDNGSTDSTLKIVENYPAVIYTESGRNVGFGQANNILLKKLYKEKNYTHYFLINQDAWIDKNCLQYLADVSIKNPKYGILSPIHYNHDFSEMDFNFKEYLAKSKKKNQVILETNFVNAAFWLISKKCLEKTGVFNPYFSHYGEDKNYCNRVIYSGLKIGIVTTAKANHDRNKTTDFSKIQRLSKIKLDCILLNPNINLYKAYFEAFINVLGIPKYYFKMLSTKNTSILFYKLGIHYIHLLFSKKIRLNRKQQKENLFSIY, from the coding sequence ATGTACAACATTGTAAGTGTAATTGTTACATATAATGGGGAAAAATGGATAAAAAAATGTTTGGATTCTTTATTGGCATCTAGCATACACACAGATATTTACCTTATAGACAATGGATCGACCGATAGTACTTTAAAAATTGTCGAAAATTATCCCGCTGTAATTTATACGGAAAGTGGCCGTAATGTAGGGTTTGGACAAGCTAACAATATCCTTTTAAAAAAACTATATAAAGAAAAAAACTATACCCATTATTTTCTTATCAATCAAGATGCTTGGATAGACAAAAATTGTCTACAATATTTAGCTGATGTTTCCATCAAAAATCCAAAGTATGGTATACTAAGTCCAATACATTATAACCATGATTTCTCTGAAATGGATTTTAATTTTAAGGAATATTTAGCGAAAAGTAAAAAGAAAAATCAAGTTATTTTAGAAACTAATTTCGTTAATGCCGCTTTTTGGTTAATTAGTAAAAAATGCTTGGAAAAGACGGGAGTTTTTAATCCTTATTTCAGCCATTACGGAGAAGATAAAAATTATTGTAATCGAGTTATTTATTCCGGATTAAAAATAGGAATTGTTACCACAGCTAAAGCCAATCATGATAGGAATAAAACAACAGATTTTAGTAAAATACAAAGATTATCAAAAATAAAATTGGATTGTATACTTTTAAATCCAAATATTAATCTTTACAAAGCATATTTTGAAGCTTTTATTAATGTTTTGGGAATACCTAAATATTATTTTAAAATGCTCTCTACTAAAAATACATCCATATTATTTTATAAATTAGGGATTCACTATATACATTTGCTTTTCTCTAAAAAGATCCGATTGAATCGTAAACAACAAAAGGAAAACTTATTTAGCATATATTAA
- a CDS encoding electron transfer flavoprotein subunit beta/FixA family protein, with protein sequence MKILVAISSVPDTTSKINFTNDQKEFDTYGIQYIINPQDEYCLSKALYFQEKQGAEVTIITVGDTTVEPVMRKALAIGANNAIRVNIRPTDSELVAKEIAAVAKEGAYDLLLLGKESIDYNGGLVPGLVAAELDYPFVNAVTGLEVEGKTIQVVREIDNGKETISIELPAVLAGQEGFVPENQLKIPNIRGIMTAKNKPFTVVEPKFSGNKVIIAEFEKPKTRSQVVYVDKNNLDELVRLLHEEAKVI encoded by the coding sequence ATGAAAATATTAGTAGCTATAAGTAGCGTACCGGATACTACATCCAAAATTAATTTTACGAATGATCAAAAAGAATTCGATACTTATGGAATTCAATATATAATTAATCCTCAAGATGAATATTGCCTAAGCAAAGCATTATATTTTCAAGAAAAACAGGGAGCTGAAGTAACTATTATTACAGTTGGAGATACTACTGTTGAGCCGGTAATGCGTAAGGCCTTGGCAATCGGTGCTAATAATGCCATTCGGGTTAATATTCGACCTACGGACAGTGAATTAGTGGCTAAAGAAATTGCAGCAGTAGCAAAAGAGGGAGCTTATGATTTGTTACTTTTAGGTAAAGAATCGATTGATTATAACGGAGGATTGGTTCCGGGTTTAGTGGCTGCTGAATTAGATTACCCATTTGTTAATGCCGTTACCGGTTTGGAAGTTGAAGGAAAAACCATACAGGTGGTACGGGAAATAGATAATGGAAAAGAAACAATTTCAATTGAATTACCTGCTGTTTTAGCAGGTCAAGAAGGTTTTGTTCCTGAAAATCAATTAAAAATTCCTAATATTAGAGGTATTATGACTGCTAAAAATAAACCCTTTACGGTTGTTGAACCTAAATTTTCCGGAAATAAGGTTATCATTGCAGAATTTGAAAAGCCAAAGACAAGATCTCAAGTGGTTTATGTAGATAAAAATAACTTAGATGAATTGGTTCGCTTGCTTCATGAAGAAGCGAAAGTAATTTAA